Genomic window (Siphonobacter curvatus):
CGGTTTCACAAAATTTCTTGATTAAAATAAATCAATTGAAAGGATCCGCTTGAAGGGGCCACATCAAAGGCAACAGCTAATCCAAAACCTAAGATAACTAAGACCTTTAAGTGCTAATACTCGAATTAATTACCAGGGTTGCTGAGCCTACTAACCGGCTCTATGAGATTTTACTAGTCAGCATTGTAGACAAGCAAGCATTGGTCAAGTGTTTAAAACCATCTCTTACTACAGGGGCCTTTATGGTGAATCATTGATTTTAATACTACTCCCATTTCGTCAGTTAGTGCTAGGTTTCTACTAAATACGCTATTCCTTCTAATCGCTTTTTGATTCTTTCTCTTACGCTAATATCAATCAGCTTCAAGCTTTTTCGACATAAAAGCTACTATCAAAATATTTCTGATTATATTTAATGACTTTAAAGTCATTTATTTTAACAAAAACTTTTATGCTACAGACAGAAGTTTTGATCGTTGGGGCAGGCCCTACTGGCTTAACACTCGCTTTATGGCTCACTAAGCAGGGTATTAAGGTTAGGATTATTGATAAAAGTAACGGTCCGGGGGAAACTTCGCGAGCGATGGCTATTCAGGCTCGCACGTTGGAATTGTACCGTCAACTCGATATGACCGATGCTATTATAAAGGCTGGCTATAGGATCCCCGTCATGAATATGTGGGCGGGTGGCAAACGTCAGGCTCAGATCAAAATGCTCGATGTGGGCGGAGCTATTTCGCCCTACCCTTTTATACTTATCTACCCTCAGGATCGCCATGAGCAGTTCTTAATCGAACGTCTGCAAACCCTTGGAGTGGAAGTAGAGCGTCAGACTGAATTTTTGTCTTTTGAAGAGAAAACCGATCAAATCATTGCTCGACTGAAAGATAAGAATGGGCAGGAAGCGATCTGCCAAGCTCAATACGTAGCGGCTTGCGATGGAGCACGATCGCCTATCCGCCATCAAATCGGTAGCGGTTTTAAAGGAGACACGTATAAGGGTTTATTCTATGTAGCAGACGTTGTAGCCACTGGAGTGGAACCTTCCGGCGAAGCCCAGATAGCTTTTGAAAAATCTGATTTCATGGTAATGTTACCTTATACCGGTACGGGCAACTATCGATTAGTCGGGATCGTTCACGATGAGCGGGGGGAAAATTCCGAACGTCTTACGTTCGAAGATGTAGGACCTAAAGCAATTCAAGCGTTAAACGTTACTATTGAAAAAGTCAACTGGTTTTCTACGTATAAAGTACATCACCGAGTAACCGATTACTTCCGCCAAGGCCGTACTTTTCTACTTGGCGATGCTGCACACGTACACAGTCCAGCAGGTGGTCAGGGCATGAATACTGGAATTCAAGACGCAATCAACCTTGCCTGGAAACTTGCCGCCGTAGTAAAGGGACAAGCCTCTGATCATTTGCTTGACAGCTATGAAATTGAGCGAAAGCAATTCGCTCACAAACTTGTCGAGACTACAGACCGTGTATTTACTTTTGCTACTACCGAAGGCAGTTTTGCTGATTTTCTTCGTAACTATATTGCCCCCATCTTTGTGGGTCTGGCGAATCGATTAGGAAACGTGCGAGAATACATGTTCCGGATCGTTTCACAAACGATGTTAAGTTACCACGAGAGTCCATTAAGTAGCGGCAAAGCCGATGCCGTTCAGGGAGGAGATCGATTACCCTGGGTACCCGTTCAAAAGGTGGACAATTATGATCCACTCTCGATCATCGGATGGCAGGTGCATGTCTACGGAGATCCGGGCGTAGAATTAAAAGCATGGGGTGAACGAAATAGAGTCCCAGTTTACAGTTTTATCTGGCACGCCGAATACGGAAAAGCTGGTTTGGTAAAGGATGCCCTTTATTTGCTGCGACCTGATACCTATGTTGCCTTAGTCGACCCCGAGGGCTCGGTAGTAAAGCTTAACGACTATTTTGATACAAACGGAATCAATTTAAACCCATAGTTTCTCAGAAGGAATAAACGTGACGGACAACAAGCCTAAATGGAGCCGACGTAAGGATTTACGCCCTGCCGAAATCATTGATGCAGCCCTCCATGTGTTTACTGAATATGGTTTCGCGGCCACCAAACTCGATGATATTGCGAAACGTGCAGGCATTGTGAAGGGGACCCTGTATCGTTACTATGACACAAAGGAGGATTTATTTAGAGCGGTTGTTCAGCATACTATTGAAGTACACTTACAAACTATTCAACAGGTTTCGACCAATTTTCAGGGATCACTTGCCGAGCTAGTACCTGTTTTGCTCAAGTACGCAGCAACGCGGATAAGTGGAAGTAATGTGCCTGCGTTGGCCCGTCTCGTGATTAGCGAAAGTCATACTTTCCCCGATCTTGCCCGGATCTGGTACGAAAATGTGGTGTCCCATGTTCTCACGCTGCTAACCGATTTGATTGGTAAAGCACAGGCCCGCGGAGAGGTACGCATGGGTGATCCGAAAGTTCACGCATTTTCCATTGTTGGACCTCTAGTCTTGTCAGCACTATTTCATGAAATGTTTGGTAACTCTATTATTCATGCACCAAGCTTTACTGCACTAGCCGAACAGCATGCTCAAACTGTGCTTACAGGAATTCTGCTTGATCCAGTACGTTTATAAACTTAGATTCTGATAGAGGCGTTAAGCGTTTCACAGGTATAAATCAAACCTTGTACCGAATCATTTCTGGTTAGTCCATCACTGTTTTATCTACTGATGAAGATTAGAGTTAACAATGTTTTCTACGCAGACTTACGCTTTTTTACTCAAGAAGCTATTATTCAAAACTTGATAAACTAAAGAGGTTTATTAAATAGTTACTGTACCTAGAGTGGCGTTTCCAAGGCTTCTATTTTAGCTTTGACGCGTTGCTCGAGGAGGATGAGATGACCCAGCTGGCTTCATTCAGAAAGGCAATAGGTGAGCTATGCTGTCGAACAAAAAGGCTGGTATTGTTCTCGGCGATGCCACGCAACTTATGCAACCTTCATCTTTTGTATGCCTAGCTTCATTTCACTGGAGCAAGGGTAAGTTTTCTGCCTGAAGAAAAACCTTTCAAGCCCTACTTTCAGTGCTGCCCCTTGAGCACTTCGCGCAATAGAGCTACTTTCTCTTTCTCTGACTCTAACAGTCGCTCATACAGCTTTTTGTTCTCATCCATGACCTCTATGAGCTTGTCCAAAGGGTTAAAGTTAACTTGATGTCCTATGATAGCCCCTTGATTATTCGACCCCTCATAATTATGTTGAATATTATAGATAGCCGTTTCTTCATCAAAGTTCTTGATGGCTTCGGCGGGTACTTTCAATACCTGGGCAATCTGATCCAGCAGTTCCTGCTCAATGACTTCCTTCTGTTCTAAAAGTGAAACCCGCTTCTGAGTCCACTCCTCGCCCAGCTCATAGGCCAGACCCTCCTGCTTGAGGCCGAGCATCTCCCGAAACCGCTTGACATTTCTTCCGTGGTGAATGGGCATGTGACTTTTCGTTGGTTGCATGGCAAAGGTAGTTAAAGGGGACAAAACGCTTCCAAGTAGCTAAATTACGCATTCCCTGCTTCTAAACTATGCCAGTAGGGGATAGTTTAGAAACGCCCGCCGGTCCAATTTCACTGCATGGTTTTACTGAATTGCTTTTTGCCATGCGAAAAACGACCTATATTGATTCGGACCGCCTACCCGTCTGGCTGGATGAAACCGAAAAACAGGATCCTAGGGACTTCCTGGAAAGCTTCTGGGGCGGCTACCGGCTCCCCGAATGCCGCTTCCTGCTTTGGGAGCTGCTCTCCGGCGCTTTGAAGGGCAACGCCGATGGTTATCACTGGAAGGCACCCGCTTCTACCCTGGTTTACTTTTTTGAGCAGTTGTGCTGCCATTTGGAAGCTAGTTACCTGCTCTTTGCCGAAAAAACGCTAGAAAAGAGTCATGAACTAGAGGAAAGTAGGCCACTACCCAAAAGCGAGCCATCACTTACCTCCCCTGTCCTACCCATCCTTAACCACCCCGCCTTTGAGGACTTCTTTGATTTGAATTACGTAGCAGACCTGAGAGCAGAGCTGGAAGATTGGCTCGCTACGGCCATGGCTACGGATGAAGTCTATGAGCGGCCTTCTAATCTGCTCTTTCTCCACGATCAGATGCTCGCCTTCACCAAGGCCGCCTTTGAGCTCTACGAAGCCCACGGCCTGGAAGCAGAGCTTCTTCCCTCTCCCACCCTACAGGTGTCCTCTGCCCTGGCTGGAATCGAAACTCGTCTCAAGCAGGTAGAAGACTTTCCGCTGCATTTAAGCCCAGCGGAATGGCACAATCCCCTGCTGGTCATCAAAGACTGCTGTGAGAGCTTCTCTCAAGAGGAGTGGCAAACGCTTTTGCACGATCTTTTACTGGCGGGCTTCTCTAATGAGAGCTTTTCGACCATCGTAGAGCCGGAGCTGATTCTGCCCTTTTCGCAGCAGCTTCTACGCCTTTTAGAAGCTTGCTACCTTCTATTTATAAATCAGGATAACGCTGTTTAAAAATCCAG
Coding sequences:
- a CDS encoding FAD-dependent oxidoreductase, with amino-acid sequence MLQTEVLIVGAGPTGLTLALWLTKQGIKVRIIDKSNGPGETSRAMAIQARTLELYRQLDMTDAIIKAGYRIPVMNMWAGGKRQAQIKMLDVGGAISPYPFILIYPQDRHEQFLIERLQTLGVEVERQTEFLSFEEKTDQIIARLKDKNGQEAICQAQYVAACDGARSPIRHQIGSGFKGDTYKGLFYVADVVATGVEPSGEAQIAFEKSDFMVMLPYTGTGNYRLVGIVHDERGENSERLTFEDVGPKAIQALNVTIEKVNWFSTYKVHHRVTDYFRQGRTFLLGDAAHVHSPAGGQGMNTGIQDAINLAWKLAAVVKGQASDHLLDSYEIERKQFAHKLVETTDRVFTFATTEGSFADFLRNYIAPIFVGLANRLGNVREYMFRIVSQTMLSYHESPLSSGKADAVQGGDRLPWVPVQKVDNYDPLSIIGWQVHVYGDPGVELKAWGERNRVPVYSFIWHAEYGKAGLVKDALYLLRPDTYVALVDPEGSVVKLNDYFDTNGINLNP
- a CDS encoding TetR/AcrR family transcriptional regulator encodes the protein MTDNKPKWSRRKDLRPAEIIDAALHVFTEYGFAATKLDDIAKRAGIVKGTLYRYYDTKEDLFRAVVQHTIEVHLQTIQQVSTNFQGSLAELVPVLLKYAATRISGSNVPALARLVISESHTFPDLARIWYENVVSHVLTLLTDLIGKAQARGEVRMGDPKVHAFSIVGPLVLSALFHEMFGNSIIHAPSFTALAEQHAQTVLTGILLDPVRL
- a CDS encoding helix-turn-helix domain-containing protein; translated protein: MPIHHGRNVKRFREMLGLKQEGLAYELGEEWTQKRVSLLEQKEVIEQELLDQIAQVLKVPAEAIKNFDEETAIYNIQHNYEGSNNQGAIIGHQVNFNPLDKLIEVMDENKKLYERLLESEKEKVALLREVLKGQH